A region of Polyodon spathula isolate WHYD16114869_AA chromosome 4, ASM1765450v1, whole genome shotgun sequence DNA encodes the following proteins:
- the LOC121314312 gene encoding 5-beta-cholestane-3-alpha,7-alpha-diol 12-alpha-hydroxylase-like, whose protein sequence is MPLLLPVLLALLISILSGLYFLGALRKRRPGEPPLDKGPIPWLGHVLDFRRDTAKFLQKMQEKHGSIFTVQLAGHYFTFLMDPFSFGTVVKEARAKLDFNKFAVQLIEKVFGYHTTENYRKFLQTSSNKHLMGDGLVVMTQAMMENLQRLMLHSIGSRKEQKAWSQDGLFNYSYNIVFRAGYLALYGNETAKEAGSLEKAKEQDRIQSEELFQEFRKYDRLFPRLAYGVLPPKEKMEAERLKRLFWNRLSVQKGANKDNISSWVLDQQRVRADNGMKESMLDRYMFVLLWASQGNTGPSAFWLLLFLMKHSEAMKAVQGEVDQLLRETGQMVTSGAPLLNLTRDMLLKTPILDSAVEETLRLTAAPVLTRAVMQDMKLRMADEREYSIREGDRVALFPYTAVQMDPDVHPDPDKFKYDRFLTLEGTKKTDFYKDGKKLKYYNMPWGAGVTMCPGRFFATNELKQFVFLMLTYFEFELENPDEEIPSIDVTRWGFGSMQPVRDVQFKYRLRF, encoded by the coding sequence ATGCCTCTCTTGCTTCCAGTCCTCCTTGCCTTGCTAATCTCCATCCTCAGTGGCCTTTATTTCTTGGGAGCTTTACGTAAAAGACGACCCGGAGAGCCTCCCCTGGACAAGGGCCCCATACCATGGCTGGGCCATGTGCTGGACTTCCGAAGGGACACAGCCAAGTTCCTGCAGAAGATGCAAGAGAAGCATGGGAgcattttcactgtgcagttAGCAGGTCACTACTTCACCTTCCTCATGGACCCCTTTTCTTTTGGCACTGTAGTGAAAGAGGCCAGAGCCAAGCTTGACTTTAACAAGTTTGCTGTACAGCTGATAGAAAAGGTCTTTGGCTACCACACAACGGAAAATTACCGCAAGTTCCTGCAAACCTCCAGTAACAAGCACCTGATGGGCGACGGCTTGGTGGTTATGACCCAGGCCATGATGGAGAACTTGCAGAGGCTGATGCTGCATAGCATTGGCTCGAGGAAAGAGCAAAAAGCATGGAGCCAGGATGGACTGTTCAACTATAGCTACAACATTGTCTTCAGGGCTGGCTACCTTGCACTTTACGGCAACGAGACTGCCAAGGAAGCTGGCAGTTTGGAGAAAGCTAAAGAGCAAGACCGTATCCAATCTGAGGAACTGTTCCAAGAGTTCCGCAAGTACGATAGACTCTTCCCCCGGCTGGCATATGGAGTGCTGCCGCCAAAGGAAAAGATGGAAGCAGAGAGGTTGAAGAGGTTGTTTTGGAACAGGCTCTCTGTGCAGAAGGGGGCTAACAAAGATAACATCAGCAGCTGGGTGTTGGATCAGCAGCGGGTGAGAGCTGATAATGGAATGAAGGAATCCATGCTGGACAGATACATGTTTGTGCTGCTCTGGGCTTCCCAGGGCAACACTGGTCCGTCTGCATTCTGGCTGCTACTGTTCCTCATGAAGCATTCTGAAGCCATGAAGGCAGTCCAGGGGGAAGTGGACCAGCTCTTGAGGGAAACCGGCCAAATGGTCACATCTGGGGCCCCACTACTTAATCTCACTAGAGACATGCTTCTCAAGACCCCCATTTTAGACAGTGCAGTGGAGGAAACCCTTCGCTTAACTGCTGCCCCAGTTCTCACCAGGGCTGTCATGCAGGACATGAAACTCAGGATGGCAGATGAGCGTGAGTACAGCATACGAGAGGGGGACAGAGTGGCGCTGTTCCCATACACTGCAGTGCAGATGGACCCGGACGTGCATCCAGACCCAGACAAATTTAAATATGACCGATTCCTGACCCTGGAGGGGACCAAAAAGACTGACTTTTACAAAGATGGTAAGAAGCTGAAATATTATAACATGCCTTGGGGTGCTGGAGTCACTATGTGCCCGGGACGCTTCTTTGCTACAAATGAGCTCAAACAGTTTGTCTTCCTCATGCTGACATACTTTGAGTTTGAGCTGGAAAACCCAGATGAGGAAATCCCCTCCATTGATGTCACACGCTGGGGTTTTGGATCTATGCAACCAGTCAGAGACGTCCAGTTTAAATACCGTCTACGATTCTAA
- the LOC121314311 gene encoding 5-beta-cholestane-3-alpha,7-alpha-diol 12-alpha-hydroxylase-like, whose amino-acid sequence MSLLLPVLLALLISILSGLYFLGALRKRRPGEPPLDKGPIPWLGHVLDFRRDTAKFLQKMQEKHGSIFTVQLAGHYFTFLMDPFSFGTVVKEARAKLDFNKFAVQLIEKVFGYHTTENYRKFLQTSSNKHLMGDGLVVMTQAMMENLQRLMLHSIGSRKEQKAWSQDGLFNYSYNIVFRAGYLALYGNETAKEAGSLEKAKEQDRIQSEELFQEFRKYDRLFPRLAYGVLPPKEKMEAERLKRLFWNRLSVQKGANKDNISSWVLDQQRVRADNGMKESMLDRYMFVLLWASQGNTGPSAFWLLLFLMKHSEAMKAVQGEVDQLLRETGQMVTSGAPLLNLTRDMLLKTPILDSAVEETLRLTAAPVLTRAVMQDMKLRMADEREYSIREGDRVALFPYTAVQMDPDVHPDPDKFKYDRFLTKKTDFYKDGKKLKYYNMPWGAGVTMCPGRFFATNELKQFVFLMLTYFEFELENPDEEIPSIDVTRWGFGSMQPVRDVQFKYRLRF is encoded by the coding sequence ATGTCTCTCTTGCTTCCAGTCCTCCTTGCCTTGCTAATCTCCATCCTCAGTGGCCTTTATTTCTTGGGAGCTTTACGTAAAAGACGACCCGGAGAGCCTCCCCTGGACAAGGGCCCCATACCATGGCTGGGCCATGTGCTGGACTTCCGAAGGGACACAGCCAAGTTCCTGCAGAAGATGCAAGAGAAGCATGGGAgcattttcactgtgcagttAGCAGGTCACTACTTCACCTTCCTCATGGACCCCTTTTCTTTTGGCACTGTAGTGAAAGAGGCCAGAGCCAAGCTTGACTTTAACAAGTTTGCTGTACAGCTGATAGAAAAGGTCTTTGGCTACCACACAACGGAAAATTACCGCAAGTTCCTGCAAACCTCCAGTAACAAGCACCTGATGGGCGACGGCTTGGTGGTTATGACCCAGGCCATGATGGAGAACTTGCAGAGGCTGATGCTGCATAGCATTGGCTCGAGGAAAGAGCAAAAAGCATGGAGCCAGGATGGACTGTTCAACTATAGCTACAACATTGTCTTCAGGGCTGGCTACCTTGCACTTTACGGCAACGAGACTGCCAAGGAAGCTGGCAGTTTGGAGAAAGCTAAAGAGCAAGACCGTATCCAATCTGAGGAACTGTTCCAAGAGTTCCGCAAGTACGATAGACTCTTCCCCCGGCTGGCATATGGAGTGCTGCCGCCAAAGGAAAAGATGGAAGCAGAGAGGTTGAAGAGGTTGTTTTGGAACAGGCTCTCTGTGCAGAAGGGGGCTAACAAAGATAACATCAGCAGCTGGGTGTTGGATCAGCAGCGGGTGAGAGCTGATAATGGAATGAAGGAATCCATGCTGGACAGATACATGTTTGTGCTGCTCTGGGCTTCCCAGGGCAACACTGGTCCGTCTGCATTCTGGCTGCTACTGTTCCTCATGAAGCATTCTGAAGCCATGAAGGCAGTCCAGGGGGAAGTGGACCAGCTCTTGAGGGAAACCGGCCAAATGGTCACATCTGGGGCCCCACTACTTAATCTCACTAGAGACATGCTTCTCAAGACCCCCATTTTAGACAGTGCAGTGGAGGAAACCCTTCGCTTAACTGCTGCCCCAGTTCTCACCAGGGCTGTCATGCAGGACATGAAACTCAGGATGGCAGATGAGCGTGAGTACAGCATACGAGAGGGGGACAGAGTGGCGCTGTTCCCATACACTGCAGTGCAGATGGACCCGGACGTGCATCCAGACCCAGACAAATTTAAATATGACCGATTCCTGACCAAAAAGACTGACTTTTACAAAGATGGTAAGAAGCTGAAATATTATAACATGCCTTGGGGTGCTGGAGTCACTATGTGCCCGGGACGCTTCTTTGCTACAAATGAGCTCAAACAGTTTGTCTTCCTCATGCTGACATACTTTGAGTTTGAGCTGGAAAACCCAGATGAGGAAATCCCCTCCATTGATGTCACACGCTGGGGTTTTGGATCTATGCAACCAGTCAGAGACGTCCAGTTTAAATACCGTCTACGATTCTAA